One Triticum dicoccoides isolate Atlit2015 ecotype Zavitan chromosome 5B, WEW_v2.0, whole genome shotgun sequence genomic window carries:
- the LOC119306549 gene encoding dirigent protein 15-like has product MRTLSLLAVLLLVAFHPRNAADAHGRHFGKEKLTNLRFYLHDTLSGRDPTAVPVAHGASATPRPGDPTPFSSVYVVDDVLTEGPERTSRVVGSAQGLYASTGRHGLGLVLGIDFALNDYNGSSFVVFSRNPVADGDGRELAVVGGRGAFRLARGFALLRTHYLNTGNGDAIIEYNVTLLHY; this is encoded by the coding sequence ATGAGGACTCTGTCCCTGCTCGCCGTCCTCCTCCTAGTCGCCTTCCACCcgcgcaacgccgccgacgcccacGGCCGCCATTTCGGCAAGGAGAAGCTCACCAACCTGCGCTTCTACCTGCACGACACCCTGAGCGGCCGCGACCCGACGGCCGTCCCCGTGGCACACGGCGCCAGCGCCACGCCCAGGCCCGGCGACCCCACGCCCTTCAGCTCCGTCTACGTCGTCGACGACGTGCTCACCGAGGGGCCCGAGCGGACGTCCAGGGTGGTCGGCAGCGCGCAGGGGCTGTACGCGTCCACGGGCAGGCACGGGTTGGGCCTCGTCCTCGGCATCGACTTCGCCCTCAACGACTACAACGGCAGCTCCTTCGTGGTCTTCTCGCGAAACCCCGTCGCGGACGGGGACGGcagggagctcgccgtcgtcggcggcCGCGGCGCGTTCCGGCTGGCCCGCGGCTTCGCGCTGCTCCGCACGCACTACCTCAACACCGGCAACGGGGACGCCATCATCGAGTACAACGTCACCCTCCTGCACTACTGA